The Gemmatimonas phototrophica region GACGTTTCCGGCGTTCCAGCGTGAGGGTGCCCAGTGCCACCGACCCCGCCCAGTTCCGGGGCTGCATGACGAGCGCACCGTTGATGGTGCTGTCCACCAGTTCGCGATGGGAATGGCCGTAGACCACAGCATCAATCCCGTCAATTTCGCGCGGAATACGCCCCGCCACGTTCTCCGACGGCAGACCGGTGCCGACGGTGTCGTAGCTCGCCGGCTCGGACAGCCCGGAGTGCAGCAGGACGATCACGACGTCGGCGTTGCGACGACGAGCCTCCTGCACTCGCTGGCGAACGGCGGGAACAATATCGGTGACCGTGAGTCCGGCCGCCTTGAGATTTTCGCGGTCCCACACCATGGCCCCCGGTGTGGTCCCTCCCACAATCGCCACCCGGAGGCCACGACGGGTCACCATCGTCAGTGGTGCGACAAAGGGCCGCCCCTTCGCATCGACAACGTTCGCGGCCACGAACGGGAATCCGGCCTGGAAGATGGCCTTCTGGAGTAACGGCACGCCATAATTGAACTCGTGGTTCCCCAGAACAGCGGCGTCGTACCGCATCACATTCATGGCCGCGATGACCGGATGCACCGGAGTGGGCCGTACCCGGGCCGCGACGTAGAGGAGCGGATTGCCCTGGAGAATGTCCCCGCCCTCTACCAACACCACCCCATCCGGGTTGGCACGGCGCGCCGAGTCCACAATGGTGGCGGCGGCAGCCAGCGAATGGGCGGGATCGGCGGTACCGGTGAAATAGTCCCAGCCCCGGAGGCGCCCATGTACGTCTGTCGTAGCCGCGATCGTGAGCTCGACCCGGCGCGGCTGGGCGGAGGCCGGGCGAACGAGGGGGGCGGCGACGCTGGTCAGCACGCCAAGGGGGAGCAGCGCCGCGCCGAACCGGCACGACCGCAGCTTCGAAGACAGATACGAATGACGTCCCATCCGGGAATGCTAGTCGCTGCCGGGAAGGGTGTGGAGTGCCAGCGTCAGTCCTCATGCTCTCCTTGCCTGTCCCACCATACATCCGCGAAGTTCCGGCGGTACCGTCCAAACGGCCCGATCGCCGATACCCATTCGTTACACCGCCGTAACAGATCGGAAACGACGGCGGATCAGCTTCATCACATCATCTCGTGGTCGAACCGGAACAACCGCTCATGAAACCGCTCATCATCGGCATCGCGGGCGGAACCGGCTCGGGAAAGTCTACCGTCGCTCGCAAGGTAGCCGAAGCGCTTCCCGACGCCTCTGTGGCATTCCTCGAGATGGACGCGTATTACCGGGATTTCCGGCACCTCACGCTACAACAGTTGCATCACGTCAATTGGGATCATCCTGATGCCTTCGATGTGGAGTTGCTGAGCGCGCATCTGGAGGGGCTCAACCGCGGGGAAGCGGTGGACATGCCGGTGTACGAGTTCGCCACGCATTCCCGCAGCACCCGCACACGACGCATTGCTCCGGCCGACGTTGTGGTCATTGACGGCATTCTGCTGCTCTCTGATCCGAACGTGCGGGCCCAATGCGATGTGAAGGTGTTCGTGGACGCTGACCCGGATATTCGTCTCATTCGCCGCATCCGTCGTGACACCGCAGTCCGTGGCCGTACACTGGAGTCGGTACTCGATCAGTACCTGACCACCGTGCAGCCCATGCATCTGCAGTTCGTCGAACCGAGCAAGCGCTACGCCGACGTCATTGTGCCACGGGGAGGCAGTAACACGGTCGCGATCGAAATGATCGTGGCCAAAATTCAGCGTCGTCTGCAGGCGCGCGCGTCGTTGCGTGCGCAGCAGCCCGACGCCGTACCGGCCGACGCCGGAACCCTGTGACCACGGTATGATTTCCCCTGCCCCGACCACCACCGATCGCATTCTCGTTGTTGACGACGAGCCCGAGATCGTTGCGCTGGTGGCCTATCACCTGGCGAAGTCTGGATATCGGGTATCCACGGCCTCCTCGGGGCAGGACGCACTCGAACTGGCCCGTCGCGAGCGACCGGCGCTCGTGGTCCTCGACCTGATGCTGCCGGGGATGTCTGGCTTTGACGTACTGGAGCAGCTCCGTCTCGACGAATCCACCCGCGACATCGCCGTCATCATGCTCACCGCGCGCCGCGAAGAGCCCGACCGCATTCGCGGATTGTCGCTGGGCGCCGATGACTACCTCACCAAGCCCTTTTCGCCGGCCGAACTGGTGCTCCGCGTGGCGGCCATTCTCCGCCGCACGGGTTCTCCGGTGCCAGCGGGCGCCGATGCGCTGGTCATTGGTCCACTGCACATCGACCGGGCGGCCATGTCCGTGAATGTGGGGGGACAGGCGGTCGACCTCACGCCAACGGAATTCAAACTGCTGCTCACACTCGCCGAACGCCGGGGACGCGTGCAGGGGCGCGGGCATCTGCTGGAAACTGTCTGGGAAGCGGCCCCGGACATTCAGACGCGCACCGTGGACATGCACGTGCAGCGGTTGCGGACAAAGCTGGGGACGGCGGGCGACCTCATCGAGACCGTTCGCGGCTTCGGGTATCGGCTGCGCTCCACGGCACCGCGCGGTTACTGAGCCGTGCGGCTCACGCAGCGCCTGCTGCTGCAGAGTGCCGTCATTGCCACCTTGCTGGTGGTCATCATTCTTGGCGCCGTGGAATGGCGCGTACGCCACCGGCTC contains the following coding sequences:
- the udk gene encoding uridine kinase, which encodes MKPLIIGIAGGTGSGKSTVARKVAEALPDASVAFLEMDAYYRDFRHLTLQQLHHVNWDHPDAFDVELLSAHLEGLNRGEAVDMPVYEFATHSRSTRTRRIAPADVVVIDGILLLSDPNVRAQCDVKVFVDADPDIRLIRRIRRDTAVRGRTLESVLDQYLTTVQPMHLQFVEPSKRYADVIVPRGGSNTVAIEMIVAKIQRRLQARASLRAQQPDAVPADAGTL
- a CDS encoding response regulator gives rise to the protein MISPAPTTTDRILVVDDEPEIVALVAYHLAKSGYRVSTASSGQDALELARRERPALVVLDLMLPGMSGFDVLEQLRLDESTRDIAVIMLTARREEPDRIRGLSLGADDYLTKPFSPAELVLRVAAILRRTGSPVPAGADALVIGPLHIDRAAMSVNVGGQAVDLTPTEFKLLLTLAERRGRVQGRGHLLETVWEAAPDIQTRTVDMHVQRLRTKLGTAGDLIETVRGFGYRLRSTAPRGY